A genomic stretch from Microtus pennsylvanicus isolate mMicPen1 chromosome 11, mMicPen1.hap1, whole genome shotgun sequence includes:
- the LOC142831943 gene encoding olfactory receptor 1468-like, with translation MIVKNQTIISHFILRGLPIPTEHEHLFYVLFLAMYLTTILGNLIIIILILLDSHLHTPMYFFLSNLSFSDLCFSSVTMPNLLQNMQRQVPSISYVGCLTQMYFFILFANMENFLLVVMAYDRYVAICSPLHYTSIMSPRLCVCMVALSWVINMLHSMLHTLLLARLSFCEDNMIQHFFCETSALLKLACSDIFINELMIFVLGGPVVVIPFLLIFVSYVQIVCSILKFSSARIIHKVFSTCGSHLSVVSLFYGTVIGVYLCPSTNKSTVKETVMAMMYTVVTPMMNPFIYSLRNRDMKEALIGVLWKKKICL, from the coding sequence ATGATAGTGAAAAACCAAACTATCATATCTCACTTTATCCTCCGGGGTTTGCCCATCCCCACAGAGCACGAGCACCTGTTCTATGTCCTGTTCCTGGCCATGTACCTCACCACCATCCTGGGgaacctcatcatcatcatcctcattctACTGGACTCTCATcttcacacacccatgtacttctttctcagtaatttgtctttctctgacctctgcttttCCTCCGTCACAATGCCAAACTTGCTGCAGAACATGCAGAGGCAAGTTCCATCCATCTCCTATGTGGGTTGTCTGACACAAAtgtacttttttattctttttgcaaACATGGAAAACTTCCTCCTTGTggtcatggcctatgaccgctatgtggccatctgctcCCCCCTTCATTACACCAGCATCATGAGCCccaggctctgtgtgtgtatggtagcACTGTCCTGGGTGATTAACATGCTGCATTCCATGTTGCACACCCTACTCCTGGCTAGATTGTCATTCTGTGAGGACAACATGATCCAGCACTTTTTCTGTGAAACATCTGCCCTACTCAAGTTGGCCTGCTCtgacatttttattaatgaaCTAATGATATTTGTCTTGGGAGGGCCCGTTGTTGTTATCCCGTTCTTACTCATTTTTGTATCCTATGTACAAATTGTCTGTTCCATCCTAAAGTTTTCATCTGCTCGCATTATTCACAAGGTTTTCTCTACCTGTGGCTCCCACCTGTCTGTGGTCTCACTGTTCTATGGAACAGTCATTGGCGTCTACTTATGTCCATCAACTAATAAGTCTACTGTGAAGGAGACTGTCATGGCCATGATGTATACAGTAGTGACACCCATGATGAACCCATTCATCTACAGTCTGAGGAACAGAGACATGAAAGAGGCCCTAATaggagtcctctggaagaagaaaatCTGCCTATAA
- the LOC142831944 gene encoding olfactory receptor 1468-like, translating to MIMTNQTVISSFILRGLPILPEHQPLFYALFLAMYLTTIMGNLIIIILILLDSHLHTPMYFFLSNLSFSDFCFASVTTPKLLKNMQIEVPSIPYVGCLTQMYFHIVFGNMENFLLSAMAYDRYVAICFPLHYTSIMSLKLCVCVVVMSWVFNILYAMLHTLLLARLSFCQDNVIPQFFCDLSALIKLACSDIFINELMIFILGGPIIVIPFLLIIVSYVQIVCSILKVSSARVIHKVFSTCGSHLSVVSLFYGTIIGVYLCPSANNSTVKETVVAMMYTVVTPMLNPFIYSLRNRDIKEALIRVLCKKKICL from the coding sequence ATGATAATGACAAACCAAACTGTCATCTCTTCCTTCATCCTCCGGGGTCTGCCCATCCTCCCAGAGCATCAGCCGCTGTTCTATGCCCTGTTCCTGGCGATGTACCTCACCACCATCATGGGgaacctcatcatcatcatcctcattctACTGGACTCCCATctccacactcccatgtacttctttctcAGTAATTTGTCCTTCTCTGACTTCTGCTTTGCCTCTGTCACAACGCCAAAGTTATTAAAGAACATGCAGATCGAAGTTCCATCCATCCCCTATGTGGGTTGTCTGACACAAATGTACTTTCACATAGTTTTTGGAAACATGGAAAACTTTCTTCTTTcagccatggcctatgaccgctatgtggccatttgTTTCCCCCTTCATTACACCAGCATCATGAGTCtaaagctctgtgtgtgtgtggtagtaatGTCCTGGGTATTTAATATATTGTATGCCATGCTGCACACGCTTCTCTTGGCTAGATTGTCTTTCTGTCAGGACAATGTGATCCCCCAGTTTTTCTGTGACTTATCTGCCCTGATCAAGTTGGCCTGctctgatatttttattaatgaacTAATGATATTTATCTTAGGAGGGCCCATCATTGTCATCCCATTCTTACTCATCATTGTGTCCTATGTACAAATTGTCTGCTCCATCCTAAAGGTTTCATCTGCTCGGGTTATTCACAAGGTCTTCTCCACCTGTGGCTCTCACCTGTCTGTAGTCTCACTGTTCTATGGGACAATTATTGGTGTCTACCTATGTCCTTCAGCTAACAACTCTACTGTGAAAGAGACTGTGGTAGCCATGATGTACACAGTGGTGACTCCCATGCTGAACCCCttcatctacagcctgaggaacagagACATAAAAGAGGCCCTCATAAGAGTCCTTTGCAAGAAGAAAATCTGCCTATAA